The Pseudomonas rhizosphaerae genomic sequence AGCAGCGGCGCAAGCCGCGTCCGGGTCGCGCGCGGTGGATCAGATTTATCACGTGTGCCGCCGACGCGGCTTGCGCCGCTGCTACAATGGCGGCTTTCGTGCCGGGGTGTCTGCGATGAAAAGGTTCTGGTGTGCTTGTGTGCTCATGCTGCTAGCTGTCGCCGCGCAGGGCGAGGTTCGTCAATACAAGGCCGGCGACCTGCTGATCGTCGAGCCCTGGGCGCAGGAACTGCCGCCCAATGCGCCCACCGTTGCGGTGTATTTCGAATTGCGCAACCGCGGACTGGACAACGACACCCTGACCAGCGTCGACACGCCAATCGCCGGTGACGCGCAACTGCACCAGCACATCAGCCAGGACGGCATGATGAAGATGCAGCAGGTTCAGGGCGTGACCATTCCGGCCAGTGGCCACGCAGTGTTCGCGCCCATGGCATTTCACGTGATGCTGCTGGACCTCAAGCTGAGCAGTCCCTTGCAGGCGGGCCAGCATTTCCCGCTGACGCTGCATTTCGCCAAGGCGGGTGATTTCGTGGTCGAGGTGCAGGTGCTCACCCAGGCGCCGGTGCAGGACGATGCCGGCGAGCACGCGCATTGACCCGATGAGCCGCCCGAGCGCCAGGCGCCCTTCTTCTCGGCCGTTTGCCCAGGCCCGCGCCAGCTGGATCAGCCTCTTCGCAGTGCTGATGATGTTCATCGGCCCGTTGATTTCCCAGTCGATGCCGATGGACCACACGCGGTCCGGCATGGCCATGGACAACGCCATGTCCGGCATGGATCACGCGGCCCATGGCGAACATCATGGCAGCGGTGCGGGCAGTGGGTCGGGCAGCGGGGAACTGCATGCCCTGATGGAGAAATGCGGTTACTGCAGCTTGTTCTTCCACTGCCCGGCGCTGCCTCAGGCGTTGGGTATCGCGGGCGCGACTTCGCAGCGTCCGCACAGTGCCTTCGTTGCCCGGCCTCGCGAGGGGCATGCGACTCAGGCCGTGTTTCCCGGTGCGCGCACGCGTGCGCCACCCTCAATGGTTTGATCGTCGAATCCGAATGACTGTGAGTTGATGCGGTGTCTGCGCAGGCCTATTCGCGGGTAGAGGACTTGCCGTCCGCCCCGCTCCCACAGGTCGGCATTGGCATCGCGCACGTCAACGTTGAACACAACGATACCGTTGGAACACCTTTCATCTATGAAAACCTCTTTCTACAACCTTGCCTGGCGTTGGCATTTCTACGCCGGGCTGTTCGTCGCGCCGTTCATGATCCTGCTGGCGCTGACCGGGATCATCTACCTGTTCAAACCGCAACTGGACCCGTGGATGTACCGCGATCTGCTGGTGGTGCCGGTGGCCGAGCAGCGCCTGAGCGCCGATGAGCTGCTGTTGCGCACGCACAATGCCTACCCGCGTGGCGTCATCGGCCAGTACCTGCCACCCAGCACTGCCGAGCGCAGCAGCCAGTTCGTGGTGCATGCCGATGGCCGCGAGCTGAATGTGTTCGTCAATCCCTACACCGGCGAACTGCTGGGTGAGCAGGATGCCAAATGGAACCTGCAAGCCGTGGCCAGGGCGCTGCACGGCGAGCTGATGGTCGGCACCGTCGGCGACCGCCTGGTGGAGCTGGCCGCTGGCTGGGGCATCGTGCTGGTGATGTCCGGCCTGTACCTGTGGTGGCCGCGCGGCACCGCAGGCAGCGGCGTGCTCTGGCCGCGCTGGCGCAGCCGCGGCCGCGCGCTGTGGCGCGATATTCATGCGGTCGTCGGTTTCTGGGGCGCGGCGTTGTTGCTGGTCATGCTGCTCAGCGGCATGACCTGGACCGGGTTCTGGGGCAAGCAGTACGCCGAAGTGTGGAACCGCTTCCCCGACGCCATGTGGAACGCCATGCCCAAGTCCGACGAGCAGGCCGGCACGCTCAACCAGGCCCACCGCCAGACCGTGCCCTGGGCCATGGAAAACACGCCCATGCCTCAGTCCTCTGGCGCACATGCCGAACACATGGGGCATGGCGGGCACATGCAGATGCCGGCGGCGCCGTTGGTCAGCCTGCAAAGCGTTGTCGACACGGCAACCCGGCTGCAGGTGGAACCTGGCTACAGCATCACCCTGCCCACCACGGCAAGCGGTGTGTTCACCGTGGCGGTATTCGCCGACGATCCGCGCAACGACGCGACGGTGCATATCGATCAGTACAGTGGGCAGGTGCTGGCCGATGTGCGCTGGGAGCATTACGGCCTGGTTGCCCGCGCGACCGAAACCGGGGTGATGCTGCATGAAGGCAAGATGTTCGGGCCGGTCAATCAGATCATCGTGCTGCTGGTGTGCCTGATGATCCTGCTCAGTTCGGTCAGCGGGCTGGTGATCTGGTGGAAACGCCGGCCCCAGGGCAAGCTCGGTGTGCCGCCGCTGCGCCATGACTTGCCGCGCTGGAGGGTGGCGGTCGGGGTGATGGTTGCAGTGGGGGTGGCGTTTCCGTTGGTGGGCGTTTCACTGCTGTTGATCTGGGCGGTGGACCAGGTGTTGGTTCGCCTGCGGCCGCCGATCGAAGCGATCTGAGTCATCCTGCTGGATCTGCGGTGCTACCGGACGCGGCTCGCGCCGCTGCTACAGGGAACCTCAGTGCCCCCCATAGCAGCGGCGCAAGCCGCGTCAGCGGTGCACACGGTCCCCGTAGCAGCGGTGCAAGCCGCGTCAGCGGTGCACACGGTCTCTGTAGCAGCGGCGCAAGCCGCGTCCAGCGGTACACCCAATCCCCGTAGCAGCGGCGCGAGCCGCGTCGGCGGGCGGCGCAGCGCGTCGTTCGGCTGGGGATGAAATCCGGCGCACCAATACCTTCCACTGAAACGCACCACCCCTCGCATCGAGCACCAACGCGGTGCGACCGATATTCGTCCAAGCCCCCCCCTCGCCCCCTATCCCGCACCTGCGCGCACTCCGGCACACCCCTTGCAAAGCTCCGCTGAGAAGTCCCCATCTGCCTCACTAAAAAAACATTCGTACATGGAGATTGCACAATGAAGCGTCGCAGCTTGATCAAGGCGTTCACCCTTTCTGCATCGATCGCTGCCATGGGTCTGTCCTGGACGATTCAGGCTGCCGAGACCATCAAGGTCGGCATCCTGCATTCGCTGTCCGGCACCATGGCGATCTCGGAGACTTCTCTGAAAGACATGGCCCTGATGACCATCGACCAAATCAACGCCAAGGGTGGCGTGAACGGCAAGATGCTCGAGGCGGTGGTAGTGGACCCGGCGTCCAACTGGCCGTTGTTCGCCGAGAAGGCACGCCAGTTGATCACCCAGGACAAGGTGGCGGTGGTGTTCGGCTGCTGGACGTCGGTGTCGCGCAAGTCGGTGCTGCCGGTCTTCGAAGAGCTCAACGGCTTGCTGTTCTACCCCGTGCAGTACGAGGGTGAAGAGATGTCGCCGAACGTCTTCTACACCGGCGCGGCGCCCAACCAGCAAGCGATCCCGGCAGTCGAATACCTGATGAGCGAAGACGGTGGCGCGGCCAAGCGCTACTTCCTGCTGGGCACCGACTACGTCTACCCGCGCACCACCAACAAGATTCTGCGCGCCTTCCTGCACTCCAAGGGCGTGGCCGACAAAGACATCGAAGAGGTCTACACCCCGTTCGGTCACTCGGACTACCAGACCATCGTCGCCAACATCAAGAAGTTCTCGGCCGGCGGCAAGACTGCGGTCATCTCCACCGTCAACGGCGACTCCAACGTGCCGTTCTACAAGGAACTGGCCAACCAGGGCCTGAAGGCCACCGACGTGCCGGTCGTGGCGTTCTCGGTCGGCGAAGAAGAACTGCGCGGCATCGACACCAAGCCGCTGGTGGGCAACCTGGCAGCGTGGAACTACTTCCAGTCGGTGGAGAACAAGGAAAACACCCAGTTCGTCGCCGACTGGAAGGCCTACGCCAAGGCCAAGAACCTGCCGAACGCCGCCACCGTGGTCACCAACGACCCGATGGAGGCGACCTACGTGGGCATCAACATGTGGGCGCAGGCCGCCAACCAGGCCAAGTCCACCGACGTGGACAAGGTGCGTGAGGCCATGGCCGGGCAGACCTTCGCCGCGCCGTCGGGCTACACCCTGACCATGGACAAGACCAACCACCACCTGCACAAGCCGGTGATGATCGGCGAGATCGAGGACAACGGTCAGTTCAACGTCGTATGGAAGACCGAAGAGCCGATCCGCGCCCAGCCGTGGAGCCCGTACATTCCGGGTAACGACAAGAAGCCGGACCACGCCGTGAAGAGCAACTGATCCAACCTGCTTTGCAGGGCCACCGTAAACGCGGGTTCTCTGTAGGAGCGGTCATCGGCCGCGAAGGGTCACCGCGGTGTGTCTGACAGACCGCAGTGCTCTTTTCGCGGCCACGGACCGCTCCTAGGGGGGACCGAGGTTTTCCGTGGGAGCGGTCATCGGCCGCGAAGGATCACCGCGGTGTGTCTGACAGACCGCAGTGCTCTTTTCGCGGCCACGGACCGCTCCCACGGGGGACCGGGGCTTTGCGTGGGAGCGGTCATTGGCCGCGAAAGGGCTTTGCGCTGCATTCATGGAAGCGCCTATCGGCCGCCATTGCCGTCAATTCAAAGGACTTGCCATGTCCCTTAGCAAATTCTTCGTCACTGCCGTCCTGCTGTTGCCCCTGCTGGCCAACGCCAACGACGCCAGTGATTTTACCGGCGCCTCGTCCGCCGAGCAGGTGCGCCTGCTCGAAGCCTGGGCGGCGCAGCCAGAGCCGGTGCGGCTCGACCTGCTCGACGCCTTGCAGGAAGGCCGGGTTGCCGCCGATGCCGAGAAAAAACCGTTCATCGAAACCAACGGCCAGATGACTCCCGCCGACGGCACCGCCGCGGCCGTGGAACCAGTGCGCAAGCTGCGCCTGAACAACCGCCTGCGCGGCCTGGTGGAAACCGCCCTTGCCAGCCACCAACTGCAGAGCGACGACGCCCAGGTTCGCCTCGCCGCTGCGCAGCAACTGCAACGCACCGCGCAGCCCAACCAGCTGGCCTTGCTCGACCGCCAAACCACTGGTGAACAGGACGAAACGGTGAAAACCGCCTTGACCCTCGCCCTGGCCAACCTGCAACTGGTCGCTGCCGAGCCCGCCGTACGCCTGGCCGCCGTGCGCCTGCTGGGCGAAACCGGTGAACCCCTGGCGCGCACCCGTCTGGAAAACCTGCTGGCGCCGGGCGTGGAAACCGACCCGGGCGTGCGCACGGCCGCCGAGACCAGCCTGGCGCAGGTGAAACGCAAGCTGCTGATCGGCGACATCCTCGGCCAGGCCTTCAGCGGCATGTCCCTGGGCTCGATCCTGCTGCTCGCCGCTTTGGGCCTGGCGATCACCTTCGGGCTGCTGGGTGTCATCAACATGGCCCACGGCGAAATGCTCATGCTCGGCGCCTATTCGACCTACGTCGTGCAGATGCTGATCCAGCGCATCGCCCCCGGCGCCATCGAGTACTACCCGTTGATCGCCCTGCCTGTGGCGTTCTTCGTCACCGCAGGCGTCGGCATGATTCTGGAACGCACAGTGATTCGCCATCTGTACGGTCGCCCACTGGAAACCCTGCTGGCGACCTGGGGCATCAGCCTGATGCTGATCCAGGCGATTCGCCTGATCTTCGGCGCGCAGAACGTGGAAGTGGCCAATCCGGCCTGGCTCTCCGGTGGCTGGCAGGTACTGCCCAACCTGGTGCTGCCGTACAACCGCATCGTCATCATCGCCTTCGCGCTGTTCGTGGTGGTACTGACCTGGCTGCTGCTGAACAAGACCCGCCTGGGCCTCAACGTGCGTGCCGTAACCCAGAACCGCAACATGGCCGCCTGCTGCGGTGTGCCCACCGGGCGCGTCGACATGCTCGCCTTCGGCCTGGGCTCGGGCATCGCCGGCCTGGGTGGCGTGGCCCTGAGCCAGATCGGCAACGTCGGCCCGGACCTGGGCCAGAGTTACATCATCGATTCGTTTCTGGTGGTGGTGCTGGGTGGCGTCGGCCAACTGGCCGGTAGCGTGTCCGCCGCGTTCGGCCTGGGCATCGCCAACAAGATCCTGGAGCCGCAGATCGGTGCGGTGCTGGGCAAGATCCTCATCCTCGCGCTGATCATTCTGTTCATCCAGAAACGTCCGCAAGGCCTCTTCGCACTGAAAGGACGGGTGATCGACTGATGAATCAGCCATTGATGCTCACTGCCGCGCAGAAAGCCGGCCCGAAAGTGACCCTCGCCATCGGCGTCGTGGTCCTGGCGATCCTCATCGCCCTGCCGCTGCTGTCGCTGCTGCCGGCCAGCAACGGTTTGCAAGTGTCGGCCTACACCCTGACCCTCGTCGGCAAGATCCTCTGCTACGCCATCGTCGCCCTGGCGCTGGACCTGGTCTGGGGCTACGCAGGTCTGCTGTCCCTGGGCCACGGCCTGTTCTTCGCGCTGGGCGGTTATGCCATGGGCATGTACCTGATGCGCGAAGCGGCCGGCGACGGCCTGCCGGCCTTCATGACGTTTCTATCGTGGACCGAACTGCCCTGGTTCTGGGTCGGTACCGAACATTTCCTCTGGGCCCTGTGCCTGGCGGTGCTGGCGCCGGGCGTGCTGGCCCTGGTGTTCGGGTTCTTCGCCTTCCGCTCGCGGATCAAGGGCGTGTACTTCTCGATCATGACCCAGGCCCTGACCTTCGCTGGCATGCTGCTGTTCTTCCGCAACGAGACCGGCTTCGGCGGCAACAACGGCTTCACCAACTTCCGCAGCATTCTGGGCTTCAGCATCACCTCGCAAGGCACGCGGGCGGTGCTGTTTCTGCTCACCGTGGCGTTGCTGGTGCTGAGCCTGTACCTGGGCTGGCGCCTGGCCCGCAGCAAGTTCGGCCGGGTGCTGACCGCGCTGCGCGACGCCGAGAATCGGCTGATGTTCTGCGGTTACGATCCACGCGGATTCAAGCTGTTCGTCTGGGTGCTCAGCGCCGTGCTCTGCGGTCTGGCCGGCGCGCTGTACGTGCCACAAGTGGGGATCATCAACCCCAGCGAGATGTCGCCGACCAACTCCATCGAAGCCGCCGTGTGGGTGGCCCTGGGCGGACGCGGCACGCTGATCGGGCCACTGTTGGGCGCCGGCATCGTCAACGGCATGAAGAGCTGGTTCACCGTGGCGTTTCCCGAATACTGGCTGTTCTTCCTTGGCGCGCTGTTCATCATCGTCACGTTGTACCTGCCCAAGGGCGTGATCGGCCTGTTGAAGAAGAGAGGTGAACAATGAGAATCACCGCAACCGGCGAGTTCATGCTCGAACCGATCCTCGACCCCAACAGCGACGCCGGCACCAGCCGCGATGCCATCGGCCTTGGCCGGGCCAGCGGACCGGGGCTGAACACCCGACACGGGACGATTCTGACCCTGGAAGACATCAGCGTCAGCTTCGACGGCTTCAAGGCGCTCAACGACCTCAACCTGTACATCGGCGTCGGTGAGCTGCGTTGCATCATCGGCCCCAACGGTGCCGGCAAGACCACCCTGATGGACGTGATCACCGGCAAGACCCGACCTACCACGGGCAAAGCCTGGTTCGGCGAAACCCTGGACCTGACCCACATGAGCGAGGTGCAGATCGCCCAGGCCGGCATCGGC encodes the following:
- a CDS encoding copper chaperone PCu(A)C, with amino-acid sequence MLLAVAAQGEVRQYKAGDLLIVEPWAQELPPNAPTVAVYFELRNRGLDNDTLTSVDTPIAGDAQLHQHISQDGMMKMQQVQGVTIPASGHAVFAPMAFHVMLLDLKLSSPLQAGQHFPLTLHFAKAGDFVVEVQVLTQAPVQDDAGEHAH
- a CDS encoding DUF2946 domain-containing protein; translation: MSRPSARRPSSRPFAQARASWISLFAVLMMFIGPLISQSMPMDHTRSGMAMDNAMSGMDHAAHGEHHGSGAGSGSGSGELHALMEKCGYCSLFFHCPALPQALGIAGATSQRPHSAFVARPREGHATQAVFPGARTRAPPSMV
- a CDS encoding PepSY-associated TM helix domain-containing protein, encoding MKTSFYNLAWRWHFYAGLFVAPFMILLALTGIIYLFKPQLDPWMYRDLLVVPVAEQRLSADELLLRTHNAYPRGVIGQYLPPSTAERSSQFVVHADGRELNVFVNPYTGELLGEQDAKWNLQAVARALHGELMVGTVGDRLVELAAGWGIVLVMSGLYLWWPRGTAGSGVLWPRWRSRGRALWRDIHAVVGFWGAALLLVMLLSGMTWTGFWGKQYAEVWNRFPDAMWNAMPKSDEQAGTLNQAHRQTVPWAMENTPMPQSSGAHAEHMGHGGHMQMPAAPLVSLQSVVDTATRLQVEPGYSITLPTTASGVFTVAVFADDPRNDATVHIDQYSGQVLADVRWEHYGLVARATETGVMLHEGKMFGPVNQIIVLLVCLMILLSSVSGLVIWWKRRPQGKLGVPPLRHDLPRWRVAVGVMVAVGVAFPLVGVSLLLIWAVDQVLVRLRPPIEAI
- the urtA gene encoding urea ABC transporter substrate-binding protein, which produces MKRRSLIKAFTLSASIAAMGLSWTIQAAETIKVGILHSLSGTMAISETSLKDMALMTIDQINAKGGVNGKMLEAVVVDPASNWPLFAEKARQLITQDKVAVVFGCWTSVSRKSVLPVFEELNGLLFYPVQYEGEEMSPNVFYTGAAPNQQAIPAVEYLMSEDGGAAKRYFLLGTDYVYPRTTNKILRAFLHSKGVADKDIEEVYTPFGHSDYQTIVANIKKFSAGGKTAVISTVNGDSNVPFYKELANQGLKATDVPVVAFSVGEEELRGIDTKPLVGNLAAWNYFQSVENKENTQFVADWKAYAKAKNLPNAATVVTNDPMEATYVGINMWAQAANQAKSTDVDKVREAMAGQTFAAPSGYTLTMDKTNHHLHKPVMIGEIEDNGQFNVVWKTEEPIRAQPWSPYIPGNDKKPDHAVKSN
- the urtB gene encoding urea ABC transporter permease subunit UrtB, translated to MSLSKFFVTAVLLLPLLANANDASDFTGASSAEQVRLLEAWAAQPEPVRLDLLDALQEGRVAADAEKKPFIETNGQMTPADGTAAAVEPVRKLRLNNRLRGLVETALASHQLQSDDAQVRLAAAQQLQRTAQPNQLALLDRQTTGEQDETVKTALTLALANLQLVAAEPAVRLAAVRLLGETGEPLARTRLENLLAPGVETDPGVRTAAETSLAQVKRKLLIGDILGQAFSGMSLGSILLLAALGLAITFGLLGVINMAHGEMLMLGAYSTYVVQMLIQRIAPGAIEYYPLIALPVAFFVTAGVGMILERTVIRHLYGRPLETLLATWGISLMLIQAIRLIFGAQNVEVANPAWLSGGWQVLPNLVLPYNRIVIIAFALFVVVLTWLLLNKTRLGLNVRAVTQNRNMAACCGVPTGRVDMLAFGLGSGIAGLGGVALSQIGNVGPDLGQSYIIDSFLVVVLGGVGQLAGSVSAAFGLGIANKILEPQIGAVLGKILILALIILFIQKRPQGLFALKGRVID
- the urtC gene encoding urea ABC transporter permease subunit UrtC, which encodes MNQPLMLTAAQKAGPKVTLAIGVVVLAILIALPLLSLLPASNGLQVSAYTLTLVGKILCYAIVALALDLVWGYAGLLSLGHGLFFALGGYAMGMYLMREAAGDGLPAFMTFLSWTELPWFWVGTEHFLWALCLAVLAPGVLALVFGFFAFRSRIKGVYFSIMTQALTFAGMLLFFRNETGFGGNNGFTNFRSILGFSITSQGTRAVLFLLTVALLVLSLYLGWRLARSKFGRVLTALRDAENRLMFCGYDPRGFKLFVWVLSAVLCGLAGALYVPQVGIINPSEMSPTNSIEAAVWVALGGRGTLIGPLLGAGIVNGMKSWFTVAFPEYWLFFLGALFIIVTLYLPKGVIGLLKKRGEQ